From Spirosoma aerolatum, one genomic window encodes:
- a CDS encoding PIN domain-containing protein, translating to MSELLSRSYQLVYNVIATTEFIYHALGHYGQKAPRTVKEANRIPTVLDNHSPLALFNLFDQVTDKYPKTEEVIRLMTTYNMLPNDVLILAHCLTANISFVGSYSSGFQVLFRKGVVLIDSLDALDTHCPVS from the coding sequence ATGAGTGAGCTGTTGAGCCGAAGTTACCAACTGGTTTACAATGTTATTGCTACTACAGAGTTTATCTATCACGCCCTCGGACATTATGGACAAAAGGCGCCCCGAACTGTGAAAGAGGCTAATCGCATTCCTACAGTACTTGATAATCACTCCCCGCTTGCGTTGTTCAATTTGTTTGACCAGGTAACAGACAAATACCCCAAAACGGAGGAGGTGATCCGATTGATGACGACCTACAATATGTTGCCCAACGATGTACTTATTCTGGCTCATTGCCTGACTGCGAATATTTCTTTTGTGGGTTCCTATAGTTCTGGTTTTCAAGTACTTTTCCGCAAGGGGGTTGTCCTTATTGACAGCCTTGACGCCTTGGATACTCATTGCCCTGTCTCGTAA
- a CDS encoding enolase C-terminal domain-like protein yields MKIIDIRTRCVAIPLNAQLRHNTGVHPGYFLRTILEIFTDEGIVGLGEVGGGDQRGTLQKLKPRIIGEDPFHLEKIKLKVLRSIYYLSNARLYAAIEMACLDIQGKVLNRPLSDLLGGRIRDEVPFIAYLFWRYDRPGGGNDETPEDMADFCVELHETLGVNSMKLKAGVKSPKEEARVLELCRQKLGDDFGLRIDPNGLWSVQTAVQIGRRLEDLNIEYFEDPSWGLEGNAAVRKQIRIPIATNMYPAKFDDLAPAIRMGSVDIILTDIHYWEGPRGVKELTAVCNTFNLGVAMHSGAEFGIELAAMIHTASTIPQMNFAGDAHYHYLTDDIIEGGLMKYEKGCIKVPTGPGLGVSLDEDKMKHYENYYEEKGDYYARFHQDPYRPDWYPTVGGM; encoded by the coding sequence ATGAAAATTATTGACATCCGCACTCGTTGCGTCGCTATTCCCCTCAATGCGCAACTGCGCCATAACACGGGCGTGCATCCCGGTTATTTCCTGCGAACCATTCTCGAAATCTTCACCGACGAAGGAATCGTTGGATTGGGCGAGGTGGGCGGTGGCGATCAGCGAGGGACTCTGCAAAAATTAAAACCGCGTATCATCGGCGAAGATCCGTTCCATCTCGAAAAGATCAAGCTGAAAGTACTCCGGAGTATTTACTACCTGTCTAATGCCCGCTTGTATGCTGCCATCGAAATGGCCTGCCTCGATATTCAGGGCAAGGTATTGAATCGGCCCTTAAGCGACCTGTTGGGCGGGCGCATTCGCGATGAAGTACCGTTTATTGCCTACCTGTTCTGGCGGTATGACCGACCCGGTGGCGGAAACGACGAAACGCCCGAAGATATGGCCGATTTCTGCGTCGAGCTGCATGAAACCCTGGGCGTAAATTCGATGAAGCTGAAAGCGGGGGTAAAATCGCCAAAAGAAGAAGCGCGGGTGCTGGAACTCTGCCGCCAGAAATTGGGCGATGATTTCGGGCTACGCATTGACCCCAACGGGCTATGGTCGGTGCAGACCGCCGTACAGATCGGGCGTCGGCTGGAAGACCTGAACATCGAGTATTTTGAAGATCCATCCTGGGGCTTGGAAGGAAATGCAGCCGTCCGCAAACAGATACGGATTCCGATTGCCACCAACATGTATCCCGCCAAATTCGATGACCTGGCTCCCGCCATTCGCATGGGTTCGGTCGATATTATCCTGACCGACATTCATTACTGGGAAGGGCCTCGCGGGGTGAAAGAGCTGACGGCTGTTTGTAATACGTTCAATCTGGGCGTAGCCATGCACTCAGGGGCAGAATTCGGCATCGAACTGGCAGCCATGATCCATACGGCCTCAACCATTCCACAGATGAACTTCGCCGGTGACGCCCATTACCACTACCTCACCGACGATATCATTGAAGGTGGATTAATGAAGTACGAAAAGGGCTGCATCAAAGTCCCGACCGGCCCCGGTTTAGGTGTGTCGCTGGACGAAGACAAGATGAAGCATTACGAGAACTATTACGAAGAAAAAGGCGATTACTACGCCCGTTTCCATCAGGACCCTTACCGACCCGACTGGTATCCGACAGTGGGGGGCATGTGA
- a CDS encoding SDR family NAD(P)-dependent oxidoreductase: protein MKKALVTGASQGIGQAIAIRLAKLGCDVVVHYHENRADAESVAETIRQIGPKAYVLQADLQDTAQAIQLGEQAWAVAGTLDILVNNAGVSYKKHFLDVTEADFEQFNAVNFRSTTFLTQTVARNMVKHAIAGNIWTITSVNGIRPGLGLSLYGATKGALEILMKGVAMELGPHNIRVNTVAVGAIQTDINRAVWENPALLQDVNEGIPAGRLGQPDEIAAVLVDLIGSGTYMTGSTITIDGGLLLMRGYGKPKPYETGQ from the coding sequence ATGAAAAAAGCATTAGTCACCGGCGCATCGCAGGGCATTGGACAGGCCATTGCGATTCGCCTAGCCAAACTAGGTTGCGACGTAGTGGTGCATTACCACGAAAATCGGGCAGATGCCGAATCGGTGGCGGAGACTATTCGGCAGATCGGACCTAAGGCGTATGTACTTCAGGCTGATTTGCAGGACACCGCACAGGCTATCCAACTGGGCGAACAAGCCTGGGCCGTGGCGGGAACGCTGGATATTCTGGTGAATAATGCTGGCGTATCGTACAAAAAGCACTTTCTGGACGTAACCGAAGCCGATTTCGAGCAATTCAACGCTGTCAACTTTCGAAGCACCACGTTTCTGACACAGACCGTTGCCCGAAACATGGTGAAACATGCCATAGCGGGAAATATCTGGACCATCACATCGGTAAACGGTATTCGGCCCGGGTTGGGACTGAGCCTATACGGAGCGACCAAAGGAGCACTGGAAATACTCATGAAAGGTGTGGCTATGGAATTAGGCCCGCATAACATTCGGGTCAATACCGTAGCGGTTGGGGCTATTCAAACCGACATCAATCGGGCCGTTTGGGAAAATCCAGCCTTACTTCAGGACGTAAATGAGGGTATACCTGCCGGGCGACTGGGGCAACCCGACGAAATCGCTGCCGTATTGGTCGATTTGATTGGATCGGGCACCTATATGACTGGTTCGACCATCACCATCGACGGTGGTTTGCTATTGATGCGCGGTTACGGGAAGCCGAAGCCTTACGAGACAGGGCAATGA